Part of the Odontesthes bonariensis isolate fOdoBon6 chromosome 15, fOdoBon6.hap1, whole genome shotgun sequence genome, TCAAACACGATGGTTCATAATGTTGTTAAAGCTCggagtcggctctcacttgatgcgagccggctcttctgattcactacaaagagcaggctctcagagccgatgcttgtgccGAAGCCGAAGCTGGCTTTCTCCACAGCAAGTGCTACGTGCACACCCTCAACCTGGTCTCCCAGCATGCACTGAAGCTGTCGGCTGTAGCAAGACTACTAGGACAAGTGCGATGTTGTGATTTTAATTTCAAGGCTCACATTTGtgctgtattttttatttattttagaggCTTTATTTTGgccaagtgttttatttttttatcttacaGCACTACTTCAGAGAGCACTGAGTAGTCAGAGCACTTTACTTATCATTTAAGAACATATTGAACAATTGATTATATTAAGTTATGTTTAAACTGGCCCAATTTGTGTTGTGTGgaaatttcaattaattttgtaactgtaaacttaaaaaaatgctgtacatgttaagtacctctttttttctcagttgaaataattgtcagctgctggactgactgacacagactgatgtgcattgtttatgggaacgacattcatggTTTATCATCTCTTGAAGTTTaggattcaacttgtttgttttttaaggtggaaaagaaaattacaactagaagagctgttcctgcgaaacagctgtgaaaatgcttatgagctgaatggggatagctgaccatgctaaaaaagctgaaaatagttcaattttagcagtaattctgttgctgaggtattggttgaaggaTTTTTGTGTAccaccaaacttaacattggagttagtcagagaacTTGAGAGTTTGATCTCGGTTCAAGACTCATGGCTGAAATTCTGTaattgtgagctctttagtagttacattagctgaaagaggacaattattcctacattttaaggtataatgtgtttctctaagttaaactgtatgaaagttagaggaatttgtttgaaaaaactgaacatttttaaactttccagcacgcactcaactgtgtgctcattcatgaaaaccaagaaggagcaaaatgttcatgtttttgaaactgtcatatttcaaaattggatgaagattttaaaaagctgaaacaattggtaatagctgaatgtcttgtgacccatttaaagtttgaatggtgtctctagctgaaagcatgcagaagtagttaggttggaaagaggaggaagttttagaagagctgaaagcagtttccattcatttgaatgacaggaaaatttgaataaaagtagaatatattaaaaagtgtaaaagttagaaacaccaaaaatgaaagtaggaatgtgctgaaagagctgaacattttgataccaaaattgttgaaatagctgaaagtatgcagaagTAGTTAGGTGCCAAAAACTgtcggaataataataataaagggaaacaggaacttaatagtgagaatgctttatACATTCTCACAATTACAGATTATATCGAATCAGGGGGAAataagaaacacaaacacaaacacacacacacacacacacacacaggatggAAAAGGGAGAATAACACAAAGAGGGGAAAACACAGCTGAACCCAGAGACCCAAGACATGTTCCTTCTGTTCTGGTTCTTTCtggagtttctgctgctgctgtttatcaGTTTGATGCTGTTAGAGCTTCTGGTTCAGTTGAACTTTACCCAGTAAAATGTTTGTTCTTTTCCAACAATTCATTTTCTGTAGAGATGCCTGATGAGAAAGTTTATTCAGCTCACAGTTTGTATTGAACGGATACATCAAAGGAAACATCAAATATTCAGACGTGTTAAGTTTTGCACATTTTATTCACATAAAATGTTTGAATACATAAAACTCTTGTACAGTCACCAGAAaaagatatttttcatgaacataTTTGTTCAGTAGTGTTATTACAGcttaaaagcagcattttatGCTCTAACTAGTTGCATCTGTTCTGTTTATAAAAGCAGAGACTGAGTTTTGTGTCACACTGCAAACATTACAGTCTTCTttctaaaactatcacatatcaGACACCACAGATTTAAGAAATggtattattttaaaaaaaatttttttgtgAGCATGAGATTAAATTTTCTCTCCTCCATCTTGAGCTCAGCTGTTAACACACAGATGTGAAAAGCTTTCTCTTCAGATTTGGAGCCCGTGTCTTTAAGAACTCACTCAGACTCAGAATCTTGCAGATTTGCCAGAAACTCCTGGATTTCTCTGCACATTCTGTCCCTGCCTCGCTCTGCGATCTTCTGCAGcgttttgatgctgttctgcCTGTAGAAGCCCTGGTGAGGTATCTCTGCTGCCTTCATGTTATACCGAATCGACTTCTGTCTGTCTTTTCGATCATAGAACAAGTATCTTGCGTAGCCGTTGTAGATCAGCTGTTTTTCTGGAGGGTCCAGATCTGCCTCCAGCAGCTCCTTGTATATCTGATCGGCTTTCGTCAGGCCCCGAGCTGACTTTGCATGTATTGCTGCCAGGTCGATCTTCTTGGATAATGAAGCTTGAGGGTAAAGAGAGATCACCTCCTCAGTCAAACCGATGGCTCTGTCAAGCATTCTTTGATTTGGGCGGCCGTCTCTGGAAGAAGTGATTTTCCATTTGTAGCAGAGTGCAGCACACCTCTTCAGGTAGGGCTCATCTGGATGCTTCTTCAGCGCCTCCTCTACCACATCAATGGCATCATCATAGAGCTTGAGTTCTCTGTACAGCCTCACCAGTGGTTTCATGCCGCTGTAGCTGCTGACAGGATTGATTAAAATCTTTTTTGCCAACTCGTGTGCCTCATCTTCAAGTTGCTCTCCTCTCCTGACACGTTGGTGCAGGTCACGAGCAGCGAGGTAAAAGTTCTCTGGATCCTCCTCTCTGGCCATTCTGATCTCCTCCAAGACGTCCTCCAGGTCTGTGTCACTGTGCTTATGAACACTCATCAACCCCACCACCCGGCTGGTCTGCCACTGCACCATGTCTGGCTTCATCCTGATGGCTCTCTGGAAGTAATCTGCTGCCAGCAGCTGCTTGTCTTTGTCAAACTTCATCAGAGTCCAGGCCTTCTCTGCTAAGATCTCTGGGTGGAGCTCATCCTGTAGTGGAGATGGGTATTTCTTTATCAGGGCTTCCACCTTTGACAGGTAATCTTGACTTTTATCCTCTTCGCCCAGATGATGGTGCAGCCATGCCAGGTTCCCGTAGTTCACCACCAACCAGGGACCCTCCTCTGTGTTTCTCAGCTGGTGTAAGGCCTCCGTGGCCCTGCTGAAGAGACGTCGGGCCTCTTCAAAGGAGCCCAACTTGTATTGGATGAACCCCTGCAGGTTGTAAATGTGACCCAGCCAGCAGTTTCCTTCCTCTGTGCCGATGTCCTCCAGCTTACCCTTTAGACGGAGaattttgttctttttgggGTCCAGCCCCCAGGTGAAGTGACACTCCAGGGCTTCCAGTTTGGACTGACTCTGAGCAGCACTGATggaaaagcatttaaaaagaTGTATTAATGACCAGAGAGATGACACAATCTGCTCAGAGAAATAGATGATTACAATAATCACATTGTGAACCCTTAcagtcaaaaacaaaacaaaaaagttccTCAGGACCAAAGTGTGGTGTGACAAGTGGTCAGAACCTTTCGCCCTTTCAGGGTCCTTTTGTAATACACACAAAGATGCCTTCAGtcacatcgcttggccctattttctctcccttcgtatcactgcctgctgtgcagaccgagcagtaaacaccgtaacaggcgcggctatcggcaggtggctcgacgcattgatatcaagggaggcaaaaatagggccaagattgtgaggtctgactttttctagatggacgattttgtgatgcaaatgtattactcttttgaacgcatattgttttgagaagcaaaacgctttattttttaagccccagccaactagccggactaccttcgtggacgcctaaacgaggctggaactctgctcacaggacgcagcagggggtaagaagatgttcataaaggATGTTGCTGAtataggatgtcatacagcttcatgtcaaaagagacaaactatccctttaaggctgatttatggtcgcctatgGAGAGCTATGGAGAGCCCTCTCCTTCgacggagacgctctccgtcctatctatccgttgaggagacggagactcgcggagaccgcaagggttgtgattggtcggctaacaacatcatttccgtaatcacttttccggtttagctccttcctctcagaacaacaacaactgcCATTTCTGAaggagtttactgtgtgccggtcaacatttggtcaaaattatttgcatttcaacatcaacaagctccaactccaacaacagtctttctctctcggtcgccatcgttcactgtgaggagtggaacggagccggaaggtgaacaaccaatcaaccactttcactatagacgtcgccagattgggtcgtctaacgtagcgccgcctactgattgggaggtgaattgccttggcATTAATAGCTAGTGTGTGCCTTAATCCGTGGGTAATCCCCCCTTCAATGCATTAAAGGTTGGCCGTTGGCATCAAGACATCACCATGAGCGAATGATTTACGTACTCTGACGACACCCTGCCCGCTCCGAAAGCGTATCCACAATTCCAGTTTAAGCTCATCGACTTATTCCTGCCAGGGCTGAGCGACTAGTCCTTCACAATTTCTACCCTATACAACACAGCACGACTGGCttccttcacagccacctgcttcacaacACATCACACAAGCTGCTGTTCGCccaattttgtcttaattcaaACACTCAGCACTTCTATGCTCAACAGTTttctttaaagtgatggttcggagtagattcaccctagggtcatttgaaccgtgacatccagccaagtagcccacccgaagttttttcgatcctggctgaacatcagctgagatactgagttatcccgaatagcttagcacAAGCGCTGATGGACCCTGgaagtatctccaaaattaccacactaaaatcacatgccatgacacaaaacttttacagtagtacaaatatggtctgtactcacaaaacgatgcatttggaagtttgaaaatagtccaggagtttattattatcaacacaagcctgatagcttctctgctgctaaagctgcgtcgacgtcacttctgggagcttcaaagtaagatgagggttgatctactactgtagacaacaaagtaaggctgctcaatttctccattgataaaataaattcacaactctacaacataaaaattcataaaaaatcatgtagaatatagcatatactttgttgtctacagtagtagatcaaccctcatcttacatttaagctcccagatcaaggaagtgacgtcgacgcagctttagcagcagagaagctattaggcaacttcactggctcccagtcaaagcacgcgtcacctataaaatccttctcttcacctacaaatctctccactcactCGCACCTGAGtacatctctgatctcctccacccctactcccagtcgcggcttctgcgctcctcagacaaggacctactttccgttcctcgcaccagactaaaaacatatggagatagggccttctgttcaactgcccctactagggatgggaatctgacaatgtttaaatccaggctgaaaacagttctgtttagctgtgcatatgacacctgaaagtattttatctgcactcttcacttttaaattaattaattaattattattttttatgggtttttaaaaaaaatttttttttaaatttttattattattttatttatttatttatttatttatttattttattttattttttacatttttaatgattttatttccttcttgtgattttatgtagctgtgaagcactttgaattgccttgtgtatgaattgtgctctataaataaaattgccttgccttcttCAGCTTAACgccacaccggctcgcggtccggttgaaaccacgctctgccatttttgcggcaatcggctggaaaactttttggtttggcacagcgccatcgagctcccgctgcacagcctcctcgccgacaacggagagcagagcctggaaccggtcctgggTGCTGGGTACCCCAAGCAAAAGGGTTACACAGACATGGGAAccatgggttccatggtaacgggttccatggtaacaggtaccatgggaccggtacgctttcctggtagtggaaacactgaaataagcgaattGTTccaacccgacccgtaccggactgcatagtggaaacgaggcttttgaTACACTGTGAAATGGACTGAATTAGTTGAGAATTGACAAGAGTGctcggttaaaaaaaaaaaaaagaggatttaTCTTTAGACAAGTTTGTCTGTTCTGAATCTGAAAGACAGGCTGCTattgaaaataagaatttttgttcttaattgcttgcctggttaaataaaggtaaatCATGAAAGTGTTTATAAAAGTGATTCTATGTTTTGTATTTGAAATGACATTTGAGAAAGCACTTACTTGAGTTGTTTGTTACTCATAAATTATTACTTAAgtttagtgatgctccgatcgatcggctgccgatcatgatcggccgataattcccaaaaatagcctgatcggcgatcggaaaaatatgcgatcaaaaaaccgatcacgtgacgtaaattactagcgaccactttctcatgtggtacgtgacgtgtgtacagaaccgaacaggcaaaacctctacagtgcatctcgacaacatgacctctcctgtctggaatttcttcaaagtgtgtcagaaagatgtgaaacttgctgcggtcacgccatctgcgcttcggagaggcacggtcgcgctagctacacttgaaaatcgagtgcccgtttacatcacgtcgtacggtaaagcgtgtgagcaGATTTATGGTGCagagtgcaccccgtaaactcagaaatctatatcgaagttgatttttcatttgttggaatacatacacctgtcattacttggttgtttttttaatacattctttttaatgattaaaacaaaatgatagaacaaaattattgaagcatattcagaatcaaactcatttctgcatagtcagatttgaaaacttaacttagaaccaaatcaaaattttctctgcaaactccaccagattcttgttctacatgtccccagctacctctggtggtttaatttctataaatggtgcactctctgctagatgaaaggcatggaaatgtccgattccttccgtgatcggcaatcgggcagatcatgattttagtgatcggtccaaaaaatgctgatcggagcatcactacttTAGTTACTTTAGTTACAGAGCACTTCCTGGGCTTTTCAATGATATGACATGTGTTTGGATTGGAGTCTTGACAGAATTCTCTTCCTGGTTCTTCCAAAT contains:
- the LOC142399949 gene encoding antiviral innate immune response effector IFIT1-like translates to MMSAAQSQSKLEALECHFTWGLDPKKNKILRLKGKLEDIGTEEGNCWLGHIYNLQGFIQYKLGSFEEARRLFSRATEALHQLRNTEEGPWLVVNYGNLAWLHHHLGEEDKSQDYLSKVEALIKKYPSPLQDELHPEILAEKAWTLMKFDKDKQLLAADYFQRAIRMKPDMVQWQTSRVVGLMSVHKHSDTDLEDVLEEIRMAREEDPENFYLAARDLHQRVRRGEQLEDEAHELAKKILINPVSSYSGMKPLVRLYRELKLYDDAIDVVEEALKKHPDEPYLKRCAALCYKWKITSSRDGRPNQRMLDRAIGLTEEVISLYPQASLSKKIDLAAIHAKSARGLTKADQIYKELLEADLDPPEKQLIYNGYARYLFYDRKDRQKSIRYNMKAAEIPHQGFYRQNSIKTLQKIAERGRDRMCREIQEFLANLQDSESE